In one window of Lynx canadensis isolate LIC74 chromosome A3, mLynCan4.pri.v2, whole genome shotgun sequence DNA:
- the CA3H2orf78 gene encoding uncharacterized protein C2orf78 homolog, translating into MHSSASATQTSSSIVSSSLVSGVDVSSSLTMSENFQNPSLLGTPNSLQLSLPVVSNAASLAGSVYSFSRVSAPAVSSAWLLPSASGTSFQPLMGSAYLYQHSSPTMLSGVTAQNQISTSAASYPGIFEWDSTGSTEKKSSSLGDFTVTVTDQDTAVSSISMAAQYDKTSEANNMVPLYPSLSASLVQGTPSQIPNQGHSLSLPYQEGSQVYYYNQGTLGPLLSGELGPYLQSYGSVSYMGSKASAPQPEMVMVLKEVQPTNVPPPASTSGIYYSVSAQPITETSFQVMETSLGMETSLGLQSPSQTFCLPQTPEFPKSCSSRNIQVLESNPPPELGDISVIAPVQSSSNLLALPPAPSQEQTENKNLSDTKTKLSKPLDAYQIPLENQDPPLLPLEIPDIHQLLACIDPLGQEEQSGSENTDLGKNGMSLEDQGTLENGIESSGGFADITTLVEDIHLPQLFNSLNDLDQSKGPKVINAKDTRIIKLNEVQEKSSVIKLSSDQARKNKHKAAETINGVPETKIQPKDPGCLLGEEVVICNAGDSDRAHVNAAKHSNSKSQKAASSRISKTKSHGQEKTKRGRENNPKKAEESKQSGNTVKAEEKPTIPKMKRRRNQPELSQETFKKPRSCLGMHMLESVQIFHALGKKSDKKIRLSSSWALGNSSNPKVAQPSPVIKRWLDTPREGKGPEKNKVQKQDSGADTECPSPSQYELPPPGKVKLVPLPFPTLEKPQARPVLRRPHSLASRRSAMAYPARPGSTSSAQPITVNSSRPTPVSLTGPARPARPVSTNPTRPGLTNPTRPSVPHSAASRPAPYKTSSCTSLQQEPIPTAVTKLQSPPKPHNQFLLQDFCFQPIPWRKPNVPEPVMSKPITKEQRPEREAMKRQAQQERENAAKYTSLGKVQFFIEREKDMEIARYYGYAI; encoded by the exons ATGCACTCTTCGGCTTCAGCCACTCAGACATCCTCCAGTATCGTCTCCTCATCCCTTGTATCCGGAGTTgatgtttcctcttctctgaccATGTCTG aaaatttccaaaatCCATCTTTACTTGGAACTCCAAACTCTCTgcagctctctctccctgtggtgAGCAATGCAGCTTCCCTAGCGGGAAGTGTCTACAGCTTCTCCAGAGTCTCTGCTCCAGCAGTCAGTTCGGCATGGCTACTGCCATCAGCTTCTGGCACTTCTTTCCAGCCACTCATGGGTAGTGCCTACCTTTACCAACATTCCAGTCCAACTATGTTGTCTGGAGTTACTGCCCAGAACCAGATCTCCACTTCAGCTGCTTCCTATCCAGGTATTTTTGAGTGGGATAGCACAGGGAGCACTGAAAAGAAGTCATCTTCACTTGGAGACTTCACTGTGACTGTCACTGACCAGGACACGGCTGTTTCTTCCATATCTATGGCAGCCCAGTATGATAAAACTTCAGAGGCCAATAACATGGTCCCTCTGTATCCATCACTTTCTGCCAGCCTTGTTCAGGGAACACCATCTCAGATTCCAAATCAGGGACACAGCCTATCACTTCCCTACCAGGAAGGAAGCCAGGTATATTACTATAATCAAGGCACACTGGGACCTCTACTGTCTGGAGAACTTGGTCCCTACCTGCAGTCCTATGGCTCTGTGTCATACATGGGAAGTAAGGCCTCTGCCCCCCAACCAGAAATGGTCATGGTACTAAAGGAGGTTCAGCCCACAAATGTCCCACCACCAGCCTCCACCTCTGGAATCTACTACTCTGTATCTGCTCAACCCATCACAGAAACAAGTTTTCAAG TGATGGAGACTTCCCTGGGGATGGAGACTTCCCTGGGATTGCAATCTCCAAGTCAGACATTTTGTCTGCCACAAACTCCAGAATTCCCCAAGTCCTGCAGTAGCAGAAATATCCAGGTACTTGAAAGCAACCCACCTCCTGAGCTTGGAGACATCTCAGTGATAGCTCCTGTCCAGAGTTCCAGTAATCTGCTGGCACTGCCTCCAGCTCCAAGCCAGGAACAAACTGAGAATAAGAATTTGAGTGATACTAAAACCAAGCTTTCAAAGCCTCTGGATGCCTACCAGATCCCATTAGAAAATCAAGATCCTCCACTACTTCCTTTAGAAATTCCTGATATTCACCAGCTCCTGGCCTGCATTGATCCCCTTGGCCAAGAGGAGCAGTCTGGTTCTGAAAACACTGATCTGGGAAAAAATGGCATGAGTCTTGAGGACCAAGGGACCCTTGAAAATGGGATTGAATCTAGTGGTGGTTTCGCAGACATCACTACTCTAGTGGAGGATATTCATCTTCCCCAGCTCTTTAATTCCTTGAACGACCTTGATCAATCCAAAGGTCCCAAGGTGATCAATGCCAAAGATACCAGAATCATCAAGTTGAATGAAGTGCAAGAAAAGTCAAGTGTCATAAAGTTGTCCTCTGATCAAGCCAGGAAGAATAAACACAAAGCTGCTGAGACTATCAATGGTGTTCCCGAGACCAAAATCCAGCCAAAGGACCCAGGATGTCTGTTAGGGGAAGAAGTGGTTATTTGTAATGCTGGAGATAGTGACAGGGCTCATGTGAATGCAGCCAAGCATTCCAACAGCAAATCTCAGAAAGCTGCATCCAGCAggatcagcaaaactaagagcCATGGGCAGGAAAAGAccaaaaggggcagagaaaacaACCCCAAGAAAGCTGAAGAGAGTAAGCAGTCAGGGAACACAGTCAAGGCAGAAGAGAAGCCAACCATTCCCAAGATGAAGCGGAGGAGAAATCAACCTGAGCTTAGCCAAGAGACCTTTAAAAAGCCTCGAAGCTGCCTAGGTATGCACATGTTGGAGTCCGTACAGATTTTTCACGCGCTGGGGAAAAAGAGTGATAAGAAAATCAGACTCTCTTCCTCCTGGGCCCTGGGAAACTCCAGCAACCCTAAAGTTGCCCAGCCATCCCCAGTTATCAAACGATGGCTGGACACCCCACGTGAGGGTAAAggtcctgaaaaaaataaagtccagaaACAAGACAGTGGTGCTGACACAGAGTGTCCATCTCCATCCCAGTATGAGCTGCCACCTCCTGGGAAGGTCAAGTTGGTGCCTTTGCCTTTTCCAACCTTGGAGAAGCCTCAAGCTCGACCTGTTCTTCGGAGGCCACACTCTCTGGCCTCACGTCGGTCTGCTATGGCTTACCCTGCCCGGCCAGGGTCCACTAGCTCAGCTCAACCTATTACAGTCAATTCATCCCGGCCAACCCCTGTCTCCTTGACAGGTCCTGCCAGGCCAGCTCGGCCAGTTTCAACCAATCCAACCCGACCAGGTTTGACCAACCCTACCCGGCCTAGTGTCCCTCACTCTGCTGCATCCAGACCTGCACCCTACAAAACGTCATCCTGCACCTCTCTCCAGCAGGAACCCATTCCTACTGCTGTGACCAAACTCCAGTCCCCACCCAAACCTCACAATCAATTTCTACTCCAAGACTTCTGCTTTCAACCTATTCCATGGAGAAAACCCAATGTTCCTGAGCCAGTAATGTCGAAGCCCATCACAAAAGAACAGAGGCCAGAGCGAGAGGCCATGAAGCGGCAGGCTCAACAAGAGCGTGAGAATGCAGCCAAATACACCTCTTTGGGGAAAGTGCAGTTTTTCATTGAGAGGGAAAAAGATATGGAAATTGCTCGATACTATGGCTATGCAATATAA